The segment GCCCTGTCTTGCGGGTGTGGAGCTGCTCACGAGCCTTCTGCTGTTCACCCGGGTGCAGAATACCGGTTCCCACCAGATGCTGCTGTTTGTGCCGGGTTGGCTGCTGCTGTTCCTCACCGGTTCTGCCGCACTGGCCGAGGGCATCCGGAAGCACCGGAAGCTCAAGCTTTTCTACTGGGCCTTCACACTGGTGTTTGCCATGTCGGTGCGCTGTTCCCCGCTGACCACCGTGGCCCTGCCGGGCTTTGTGGTGGACCACTTTCCCCTCAAGGCGGTGTCGGAGTACGTCCGGCTGGACAAGCTCACCTACGACCGCACCGACGCCGCCCAGATCCAGCGCGTGGACGACTGGATCGATACCCACTGCGATGCGGAAAAGGGCGAGTTCGCCTACATGATTCCCCACGATATGCTGTATAACTCAGACATGTTCCAGTATGCCGCCCTGCCGGACATCCAGCTGCAGGGCAGGCTGGCCGCCGGCATCTCCATCCCGGGCACCCACGAGTTCCCGGTGCGGTTCTTTGAGGCGAAGTATGTGCTCACTGCAGAGCCCTTCCCTCAGACCTTTGTCAGCGGCGGCGAGCTTTCCGGCCGGTGGAACGCCCTCTTCTGCGCCGCGCGGGATGAACACTTTACGCAGGCCGCCAGCTTTGACATGGGCAACGGCACCGTGTTCACCGTGTGGGAGCGCACCGAGCCTGCCGACCGGGCTGAGGTGGAATATTATCTGGATGCCTTCGCGCAGGAGGATGCCCTCTACCCCGAGATGTTCTCGCAGGTGGCAGAAAGCTGGCTTGCCGGGCATGGACTTTAAGCTGCCGTTTTCTCAGGCCGTCTGCGCCTGTACTTTGGAGATAAAAGGAGTCTTTTTCGATGGAACAGAATGCAAACGCCCTGCCCAAGGTCACGCTGGGCCAGTACAAAGGGCTGGACTTTACCCGCCGGGTGCGCCCGGTGTCTGAAAAAGCCGTGGAGCTGGAGGCCTCAAACCTCACCCGCACCCATGCCCCCTTTGTGCCGGTGGAGCTGCCCGCCGCACGCGGGATGCGTGTAACGCTGGATTTTGAGGGGTTTCTGGGCGGAGTCCCCATCCCGGACAGCCGGATGGAAAACGTCACGGTGGTGCTGGGCACCGGCCAGCTGATGCCCGCCGCCGAAAACGCGGTCTACGGCCACAAGGCAGGTGAGGATTTCCGGTTCGATTTTACCTACCCCGCCGAGTTCCGGGTGCCGGAGCTTTCCGGCAAAACGGCACAGTTTGCCATTGCCCTGCACACCGTGGAGCAAAAGCAGACCGTGCCGCTGGACGACGCCTTTGCCGGAACACTGGGCTTTGACTCGGTGGACGCACTGAAAGAGAGCATCCGCGAAAAGAAGCGCCGCTCCCACGAGGCCAACGCCGACCGCATTGCCGGTGCCGCCCTGCTGGACATGGCCGGGGCGAACCTGACGGCAGAGCTGAACGGCGCTGTTCTGGATCAGAACGCGGAGCGGGACATGAACGCCCTGCGCGACCGGCTGCGCCGCAGCAAGATGACCATGGAGCTGTACTGCAAGGCAGGCCAGACCACACCGGACGAGGTGCGTGCCGCCTTCCGCCGGGATGCGGAGCGCAAGATGCGCAGCATCCTTGCGGTGCGGGCCATTGCCGAAGCAGAGCAGATCACCGTGTCCAACGCCGAGGTGGACGCCGAATACGCCCGCCTTGCCAAGCTGCACGACACCCCGGAGCCTGAGATCCGCAAAGTGCTCAGCCGGGACGCTGTGGCCTCTGCCGTGACCACCCAGAAGGTACAGCGCTTTCTGATCGAACATGCAAACATCACTTCTGTTGTGGAAGGGGAGTAAATTATGGGCTTTTTTACACGCACCGCGATGGATATGCTGATGAAAACTACCCATCCCGAGATCAACCGCCGCCAGTGCTGGAACCTGCATCCTCATCGCAAGCCCTGCACCGAGTGCAAGGATATCTGCCCCTATGGCGAACAGATCTTTACCCGCCCGAACCTCGTCAAGGACTGGGACCCCTGCACCGAGTGCGGCCTGTGCGTTTCTGCCTGCCGCAGCGGCTGCATCATCCCTTCGCCGGAGCAGGTGCAGCGGGACACCTCTGCCGCCGATACCGACAATGACACCATCTGGATCGGCTGCGAAAAGTCCACCCGCAAAAATTCCATGGTGCGCGCCTGCATCTCTGCCCTCACATGGGAGACGCTGGCCTACCTTGCCCTGAACAAAAAGATCGTGCTGGACCTGACCCCCTGCGGTGAGTGTGAGAACGACCTGTGCGCCGCCCAGCTGCGCAAGGAGCTGACAAGGCTTGTGGATTTCTTTGGTCAGCCCATGTTCGAGGCACGGTTCACGCTGGCCTACGAGCAGGACGAAGCGCCCTATCACGTAAAGGAGCTGAGCCGCCGCGAAATGTTCGAGCAGGTGAGCCACGGCTCCAAGAGCGGCACCAAAAAGCTGCTGCAGCTGCTGCCCGGCCTGCGCAGCGAGGACGACGGCGGTGTGGATTTCCGCCTTTTGCTGCACCAGCGCACAAAGCAGCTGAAAGCGGCCATGGACACGCCGCTGAAGTACGGCTACTATCTGCCCAACTTCACCGACAAATGCTTTGGCTGCGGCAAATGTGAAAAGGCCTGCCGCGCCGGTGCGCTGAAGCTGGAGGACCTGCCCGACGGCCAGACCCGCATCGTCATCACGCCGTGGAAGTGCAGCGAGTGCGAGGTGTGCGTGGCATCCTGCTCCAACCATGGCATCGACGGCATGAAGCTGCGCCAGCTGACCTCCCTTGGCCCGGTGAGCATCTACAAATGCCGCAAGACCCTGTGCAAAGAGTGCGGCAAGCCCATTGCGCCGGACAGTGCGGAGGGCGTGTGCACCGTGTGCCGCATCAAGGCACGCACCAAAAAGCGGCAGGAGGAAGCCGCCGCCCGGGCAAAGCAGTTGCGGGAGGAGCGGGAGGCCAAAAAGGCTGCCGAGGAGGCCGCAAAGGCAGCGGAGGAGGCCGGTGCCGCTGTTTCTGCCGAGGCCGCAGCGGTCCCCGCCGAAGCCGCTGTCCCGGCTGCAGCCGGTTCGGTCATCAGTGCCGTGACGCCTGCCAAGCCCGCGCCCATGCTGCCGGACGAGACACCCGAAGCCGCTACGCCGAAAAACGATTGACGGCGCATCGATTCAATGCTATACTGACCATAAAGCCGCCCTTTGTGCGGCAATGGACTGTTACAAAGGGGGTAACGGATGTGTGTTCCGTTACTCCCTTTTTTCAGAGCACACAAATGCTAGAGCTAGAAGAAAGAGGGATCACACTATGCGTCATTCCATTTCCCGCCGTCAGTTCCTGAAGGGCAGCGGTGCAGCCGCCCTTTCTGCTGCAGCTGCCGGTCTGCTGAGCAGCTGCGGCGGCTCCTCCGCTTCCAATGGCGGCGGCGCCGGCGCTTCCGGCAGCAGCTCCACCTATACCGTGCTGTACTCCCGCCAGCCTGCCACCCTGAACTATCTGGTCTGCTCTGCCGACCCGGACCTCTACCACGGCACCCAGTGCATCGACACACTGGTGGAATACGACAACCGCGGCAAGATCCGGGAGGGCCTTGCCACTGCGTGGGAATGGGACGCCGACAGCCTGACCTGGACCTTCCACCTGCGGGACGAGAACTGGGTGGACTGCAATGGCGAGGTGCTGGGTCCTGTGACCGCGCAGGACTTTGTGGATGCGCTGGCCTATGTGCTGAACCCGGACTATGCTTCCTCCACTGCAAGCCTTGTCACCCCCTATGTGGCCGGTGCAGACGATTATTACAACTACTGTGTCTACCGCAACAACGCCAACAACGGCACCGTGGCCGAGGATGGCACCACCTACGCCATCGATGCAAACGGCACTGTGACGGCCACCGCTGCGGACGGCACTGCCACCGAGTATCCGGCTGTGGACTTTGACACCGTGGGCGTGAAAGCTGTGGACGAGCACACCCTGACCTACACCCTGAACTTTGATTTTCCGGGTTTTCTCAGCCTGTTGAGCTACGCCCCCTACGAGCCCGCCTACGGCCCGCTGCTGGAGGAGTTTGCCGACCAGTTCTGCACCAGTGCCGAGACCGCCTGCAGCTGCGGCGCGTTCTATCTGGCCGAGTACACCCCGCTGGAAAACTGGGTGATGAAGAAAAACCCCGAGAACTACGATGCCGACAGCGTTTATATCGATACGGTGCGCTACATCTACAATCAGGAAGAGCTCATCAGCGGCCCGGAGATGGTCAAGCGCGGCGAGATCGATCAGGCCACCATCAGCTCGGACATTCTGGACAGCTGGCTGGCCGATGACACCACCAGAGATATGGTGTCCATGGAGCGCCCGGAGACCGGCAAGAGCTATTTCTACATCTTCAACTTCCTGCCCTACCGCCACGAATTCTCCAACTGGACCGTGACCGGCGTGGACGCTGAATATGAGCCGGACAACTGGGCCAAAGCCATCAACTCCACCAACTTCCGCAAGGCGTTCCTGTATGCCATCAATCCCTCCGTCACGCTGGCCGTCACT is part of the Faecalibacterium sp. HTF-F genome and harbors:
- the tig gene encoding trigger factor; the protein is MEQNANALPKVTLGQYKGLDFTRRVRPVSEKAVELEASNLTRTHAPFVPVELPAARGMRVTLDFEGFLGGVPIPDSRMENVTVVLGTGQLMPAAENAVYGHKAGEDFRFDFTYPAEFRVPELSGKTAQFAIALHTVEQKQTVPLDDAFAGTLGFDSVDALKESIREKKRRSHEANADRIAGAALLDMAGANLTAELNGAVLDQNAERDMNALRDRLRRSKMTMELYCKAGQTTPDEVRAAFRRDAERKMRSILAVRAIAEAEQITVSNAEVDAEYARLAKLHDTPEPEIRKVLSRDAVASAVTTQKVQRFLIEHANITSVVEGE
- a CDS encoding ABC transporter substrate-binding protein, with the translated sequence MRHSISRRQFLKGSGAAALSAAAAGLLSSCGGSSASNGGGAGASGSSSTYTVLYSRQPATLNYLVCSADPDLYHGTQCIDTLVEYDNRGKIREGLATAWEWDADSLTWTFHLRDENWVDCNGEVLGPVTAQDFVDALAYVLNPDYASSTASLVTPYVAGADDYYNYCVYRNNANNGTVAEDGTTYAIDANGTVTATAADGTATEYPAVDFDTVGVKAVDEHTLTYTLNFDFPGFLSLLSYAPYEPAYGPLLEEFADQFCTSAETACSCGAFYLAEYTPLENWVMKKNPENYDADSVYIDTVRYIYNQEELISGPEMVKRGEIDQATISSDILDSWLADDTTRDMVSMERPETGKSYFYIFNFLPYRHEFSNWTVTGVDAEYEPDNWAKAINSTNFRKAFLYAINPSVTLAVTAPEGYENYKLHTITPPSFCANSKGVDYTECGGLADLSDFFDEATAKQYRDAAVEELTAAGVTFPIKVQYPYNPAVVDWDKQCQVFKQQVESVLNDGFDFVNIIITQGPSDNFLNAVRRVGAYQLMSYYWGADYSDPETEVYPFYQEAGDRGTCYSFLRTGVEDGIVTGETAELVMQYMSLVEKAKTITEDLDARYDAFADAEAFLIQNALVIPLGMPVPPYIATRLNLWEGQYAPTGLSTNRLKGVHILDHYVSMEEYNQNRDAR
- a CDS encoding 4Fe-4S dicluster domain-containing protein, which codes for MGFFTRTAMDMLMKTTHPEINRRQCWNLHPHRKPCTECKDICPYGEQIFTRPNLVKDWDPCTECGLCVSACRSGCIIPSPEQVQRDTSAADTDNDTIWIGCEKSTRKNSMVRACISALTWETLAYLALNKKIVLDLTPCGECENDLCAAQLRKELTRLVDFFGQPMFEARFTLAYEQDEAPYHVKELSRREMFEQVSHGSKSGTKKLLQLLPGLRSEDDGGVDFRLLLHQRTKQLKAAMDTPLKYGYYLPNFTDKCFGCGKCEKACRAGALKLEDLPDGQTRIVITPWKCSECEVCVASCSNHGIDGMKLRQLTSLGPVSIYKCRKTLCKECGKPIAPDSAEGVCTVCRIKARTKKRQEEAAARAKQLREEREAKKAAEEAAKAAEEAGAAVSAEAAAVPAEAAVPAAAGSVISAVTPAKPAPMLPDETPEAATPKND